In Natronococcus occultus SP4, the following proteins share a genomic window:
- a CDS encoding GNAT family N-acetyltransferase yields the protein MRGLEEQTFENETQQRVYDTVERNGALKTARLESELSMAAEDLDDDLDALEREGLLEIEDDLVRLAIDIGEETTYETDDFEYTVRPASQSDLKGIVGVMRQVAEENDYLVAETVVDLLDHEEVVFRHNDLSSRIFFVATVDDEVVGWVHLHSPNYEKLSHTAELTMGVLEEYRGCGIGSNLLERGLQWAAENGYNKVYQSLPATNQDAVRFLENHRWETEAIRQAHYKIDDQYVAEQMMAVMLS from the coding sequence ATGCGGGGACTCGAAGAGCAAACGTTCGAAAACGAAACGCAACAGCGAGTGTACGACACGGTCGAGCGAAACGGCGCTCTGAAAACCGCGCGGCTCGAATCGGAGCTCTCGATGGCTGCGGAGGACCTCGACGACGATCTCGACGCCCTCGAGCGCGAGGGATTGCTCGAGATCGAGGACGATCTCGTGCGGCTCGCGATCGATATCGGCGAGGAGACGACCTACGAGACCGACGACTTCGAGTACACCGTTCGGCCGGCGAGTCAGTCCGACCTCAAGGGGATCGTCGGCGTGATGCGACAGGTCGCCGAGGAGAACGATTATCTGGTCGCCGAAACCGTCGTCGACCTGCTCGACCACGAGGAGGTCGTCTTCCGACACAACGATCTCTCCTCCAGGATCTTCTTCGTCGCGACCGTCGACGACGAGGTCGTGGGCTGGGTTCACCTCCACTCGCCGAACTACGAGAAACTCTCCCACACTGCCGAGCTGACGATGGGTGTCCTCGAGGAGTACCGCGGCTGCGGGATCGGGAGCAACCTCCTGGAGCGGGGGCTACAGTGGGCCGCCGAAAACGGCTACAACAAAGTGTACCAGAGTCTCCCCGCGACGAACCAGGACGCTGTCCGGTTCCTGGAGAACCACCGATGGGAGACCGAAGCGATCAGGCAGGCCCACTACAAGATCGACGATCAGTACGTCGCCGAGCAGATGATGGCCGTCATGCTCTCCTGA
- a CDS encoding amphi-Trp domain-containing protein produces the protein MAERTTNDEVLSRSELADYLSELSRRFEEGESGVDVPVGNKTVSLGHSEDVSVSVDVVERSSRLRGDRETVTVTMSWKPDS, from the coding sequence ATGGCCGAACGGACGACCAACGACGAGGTACTGAGCCGAAGCGAACTCGCCGACTACCTCTCGGAACTCTCCCGACGGTTCGAGGAGGGTGAAAGCGGGGTCGACGTCCCCGTCGGGAACAAGACCGTCTCGCTCGGTCACTCCGAGGACGTCTCGGTCTCGGTCGACGTCGTGGAGCGGTCCTCCCGGCTGCGGGGCGACCGCGAGACGGTGACGGTGACGATGAGCTGGAAGCCCGACTCGTAG
- a CDS encoding nucleotidyltransferase domain-containing protein codes for MASIPTHARETVDRHLEKIERSREVSIVLAVARGSHAWGAAGPDSDYDISFVYAPTDLRRYAHLGGVDGVLLEERGAFEYQGWDVRTFAALLADSNDGAIDLLRSPIRYRTRYDPGALAADVERAYNPIDLYHAWRGIATNNYRKYLSEHLVRNDDEIFPIRERREDAYVVETEDGTMTVAADDERFAETGTRPTVKRNLTVVRAAMAARYLKATGERGDHELPAIEFEAFLDDQAPTVFNDDRIGRTRKLRERKRAGEGSVRIGDAVGRAFANPPKRIDPAVHARDGPDRARLNDAIDEMLAASQRCGSTSSV; via the coding sequence ATGGCATCGATCCCCACCCACGCACGCGAGACGGTGGATCGACACCTGGAAAAGATCGAGCGCTCTCGGGAGGTGTCGATCGTTCTGGCGGTCGCCCGCGGGAGCCACGCCTGGGGCGCGGCGGGGCCCGACAGCGACTACGATATCAGCTTCGTCTACGCGCCGACGGACCTCCGGCGGTACGCCCACCTCGGCGGCGTCGACGGGGTGCTCCTCGAGGAGCGCGGCGCATTCGAGTACCAGGGGTGGGACGTCCGCACGTTCGCCGCACTGCTTGCCGACTCGAACGACGGCGCGATCGACCTTCTGCGGAGTCCGATCCGGTACCGAACGCGCTACGATCCCGGCGCGCTTGCGGCCGACGTCGAGCGGGCGTACAACCCGATCGACCTCTACCACGCCTGGCGCGGGATCGCGACGAACAACTACCGCAAGTACCTCTCTGAGCACCTGGTTCGGAACGACGACGAGATCTTTCCGATCCGCGAGCGCCGCGAGGACGCGTACGTGGTCGAGACCGAGGACGGGACGATGACCGTCGCCGCGGACGACGAGCGGTTCGCCGAGACGGGGACGAGACCGACGGTCAAGCGCAACCTGACCGTCGTCCGCGCCGCGATGGCCGCACGATACCTGAAGGCGACCGGCGAGCGCGGCGACCACGAGCTGCCCGCGATCGAGTTCGAGGCGTTCCTGGACGACCAGGCCCCCACGGTCTTCAACGACGATCGGATCGGCCGAACCCGGAAGCTCCGCGAGCGCAAGCGCGCGGGCGAGGGAAGCGTCCGGATCGGCGACGCGGTCGGTCGTGCGTTCGCCAACCCGCCGAAGCGAATCGATCCGGCAGTGCACGCTCGCGACGGCCCCGATCGGGCACGGCTGAACGACGCCATCGACGAGATGCTTGCGGCAAGTCAGCGGTGTGGGTCGACGTCCTCGGTTTAA
- a CDS encoding DsbA family oxidoreductase: protein MSEIDAADRLTIYADYVCPFCYLGKQSLEQYRESREDALELEWHPFDLRSGKRNADGSIDHDADDGKDEAYFEQARENVRRLQAEYGVEMSQEIAADVDSLNAQLASWHVSKTDPDRWAAFDAAIYEALWQDGRDIGDPDVLATIAEDVGLAPGEIRDAIDDDGLRAELEERFADARQRGVTGVPTFVHEGRAARGAVPPAQLEALLEGE, encoded by the coding sequence ATGTCCGAGATCGACGCCGCCGACCGACTCACGATCTACGCCGACTACGTCTGCCCGTTCTGTTACCTTGGGAAGCAGTCCCTCGAGCAGTACCGCGAGAGCCGCGAGGACGCACTCGAGCTGGAGTGGCACCCCTTCGATCTCCGGAGCGGAAAGCGAAACGCCGACGGCTCGATCGACCACGACGCCGACGACGGGAAAGACGAGGCGTACTTCGAACAGGCCCGCGAGAACGTCCGCCGGCTCCAGGCGGAGTACGGCGTCGAGATGAGCCAGGAGATCGCGGCCGACGTCGACTCGCTGAACGCCCAGCTCGCCTCGTGGCACGTCTCGAAGACCGATCCCGACCGATGGGCCGCGTTCGACGCGGCGATCTACGAGGCGCTCTGGCAGGACGGCCGGGATATCGGCGACCCCGACGTGCTCGCTACGATCGCCGAGGACGTCGGCCTCGCTCCCGGGGAAATCCGCGACGCGATCGACGATGACGGACTGCGAGCGGAGCTCGAGGAGCGGTTCGCCGACGCCCGACAGCGGGGCGTCACGGGGGTGCCGACGTTCGTCCACGAGGGACGGGCAGCCCGCGGTGCGGTGCCGCCCGCACAGCTCGAGGCGCTCCTCGAGGGGGAGTGA
- a CDS encoding NAD(+)/NADH kinase: protein MDVAVGIVAQRDNERAQALAATLIDSLEDATTVVDEATAAAIGEGGVPVASMTDRDLVVSIGGDGTLLFVAREVGQTPILGVNLGEVGFLNAVAPDDAVPVVANVVDSLRADGAVDGRQLDRLRADGDGWDLEPALNEIVVHGPRRGHGGGATIEIRVDGERYAESHADGVLVATPTGSTAYNLGEDGPLVRPGTDTLIVNQMAATEAMPPLVVDHDAEIELAVTDAETAYAISDGRSRRELEPPTTVNVSVADEPVTLAGPRSNFFEALEKLE, encoded by the coding sequence ATGGACGTCGCCGTCGGAATCGTCGCCCAGCGCGACAACGAGCGGGCACAGGCTCTCGCCGCGACGCTGATCGACTCCCTCGAGGACGCCACCACCGTCGTCGACGAGGCGACGGCCGCCGCGATCGGCGAGGGCGGCGTCCCGGTCGCGTCGATGACGGATCGCGATCTCGTCGTGAGCATCGGCGGCGACGGAACGTTGCTGTTCGTCGCCCGCGAGGTCGGTCAGACGCCGATCCTCGGCGTCAACCTCGGGGAGGTGGGCTTTCTCAACGCCGTCGCTCCCGACGACGCCGTCCCGGTCGTCGCCAACGTCGTCGATTCGCTCCGGGCGGACGGCGCCGTCGACGGCCGTCAGCTCGATCGACTCCGGGCCGACGGCGACGGCTGGGACCTCGAACCGGCGCTCAACGAGATCGTCGTCCACGGCCCCCGCCGGGGTCACGGCGGCGGTGCGACGATCGAGATCCGCGTCGACGGCGAGCGCTACGCCGAGAGCCACGCCGACGGCGTCCTCGTCGCCACGCCGACGGGGTCGACGGCGTACAACCTGGGCGAGGACGGCCCGCTCGTTCGCCCCGGAACCGACACGCTGATCGTCAACCAGATGGCCGCGACCGAGGCGATGCCGCCGCTGGTCGTCGATCACGACGCCGAGATCGAACTCGCGGTCACGGACGCCGAGACCGCCTACGCGATCAGCGACGGCCGAAGTCGCCGGGAGCTCGAGCCGCCGACGACCGTCAACGTCTCGGTCGCGGACGAGCCCGTCACGCTCGCCGGTCCGCGGTCGAACTTCTTCGAGGCCCTTGAGAAGCTCGAGTGA